A region of the Ciona intestinalis chromosome 12, KH, whole genome shotgun sequence genome:
GGTTTCCTTGGGATGCTTATGGGCCTTACGatacccatatagaaaaaaaacctACACGTTATACGAGGTGTTATTAAAATGGAATTTTCATGATTTCAAAGTACATTTGATTTTCAAAATTTCCCTTTgtcatttgtatttatttaatgtatgtatacacttaaatgtttttctcaCCTTTCATTGTAGCCATAAGGAATATGCTGCTTCAACACCATTAACCAATTCCTTTGTAATATCCTTATACAAGCCTTCAATACAGATGTCCTTACCAACCTAAATGTTTACTTATCACAATATCATTCCTGAAAAAATGGCAATTCcagatttattaataaatataattacttCTGGAGAGTAGCTTGGCCAAAACTAAAATAGGgtaacaataattaaaaaacaaagttttgggAAAAGAAGAAAACTTAAAGGAAAACTAAAAATCGAAAAACTAAACTGTATTTACATACTCTTTACATTAAGACATGTCAATTACACGTATagcataaatttaattgttttaaaaatacactgAAAAACCTTGAAGCATTAATTTACTCATAATTATAGCGGTTTATAATTAACTCAATCAGCAGTTCTGACtaaataattgtaaatttGGTTATATTCATGTAAAATACCAGTGAAAACACCCACCCACAAATTCTACAATACGCAGGCAACCACCTAAACTTAAACTGTGTTTGCACGTTACTAAACGGCTTGTCTCTTCAGATTAAATACATTACGTGGGTGGCAGTGGTTAGTTTTACGAATTTTCGGTTAATTGCATTTTAGTAGAAGGAAATGCATTGCTGCAAACGTGCAACGCGATTTTGGGGTTTAAGTTCACGTTTATATTTAGCGAAAGTTCAAAAATTACCTTGTTACACTTCATAAATTCGAAACACCAGGAATCCGGAAGCTTATGTCGAAAAGTTTTTTGGTTTTCTCGTTAAAAAATTCAACGACCTGTGACCGTGATCGTCCATCCATAACAAACGCCCAAAAACACAACACTTATCTTATACTGTTTCTATGTTAAGATGttcttcatttaaaaacatcaattacaaaactaaaagcataattttttttcactttatatacctaattgtaaaattttatttaaaaaaaacttacaaaatgtCCGACTTTACCCAAATTTGTAACTGTAAAGTAGAAATCAGTCTACTACTTGAATGTCTACTTCATGTGCACTGTATACCTTTCTACAATGCAAAATAACACAGAAATATGaaaagtgttgttttatttttttcatgaaatttttggaagttttacattatGCTTCAACGTATGAGGACCCGCAAATGGGTTCAGAACGGGTGATAAATGAGAGACCATCATAGTTGGGGTAAAGCTGTTGCTGGAAACCTTGTTCACTGGCATTGACTTTGACCTATCAATCCAAGTACCTTGAACAGGAGGCTGCTTctacaaatacaaataaacaaacaaatcaatgaataaatattaattgggcaagtcagtcgttataacacaaaattGCATTTCATACACCCATACCCACCTATGAGTTGCTTGTTTAGTTCTGACACTTCttcatataatttttattagcgtttttaattattttaacgtttttttttataaaaaaaagacaaatggTAAGCCTACATAACTTACAGGAACAGGCATAACCAATTGTTGATTGATTTGGTTTTGAAGATCAAACATTGTCAAACCTCCTATCTCCTTATCCACGGTTGTATGTTTTGATGTCGGCCCTGGATTTgagacaaaatatttgaattagAAAAAGGGTAGGGTCGAGCAAATACCTATTTATTTAGGAGTGAAAAAACTCGGATAAATCTTTTGaccaaaatatattatttcaaagaaaactaatttataaacgaatgtatttaaacaaacagggGGTCCATTTTTGCGGCCACTGGCAAGTTACCAAATATGGAACCTAAATATGCTAAGTTCCTTACCCAAGTACACAGACCCAGTATTCTGAACAATATATTCCTAAGGTTACAATGAAAGCGTTCTAACTAATGTGTAACATTCATagaaaatatttgcattttatttaaatttcttactTGATTCTGGATAGGAATTAACCTTAGGAAGGTTACTGGCAAAAACCGGATTAATCTTGTTCATGTTCAAGTTGGTACTGGTAATTTGCCGATCTTGGAATATAGCAGCCGTGTCTTTTTGTGGCTTCACTacaataaaatgtatgttacatttgatgcaaataaatataacatttacaGATTGCATTAAGTTACGTAAAACCTATTTTGCATGCATTCTTACAGTGTAACTTGGTACTTTTAGTTTAAACCATTGCTACAGCAtcatataaaactaaaccaaaTGTTCTATTATTGtacattttattacaatattgTCATATTTTCATATCGCATACATAGTCTGCATGCCACACTTCCTCTATAGCCAGTCTGTAACATTCccaccaacaacaaaatatctcATAACTCACCAGTTTTAACCATGATTCCTAAACCTCTTGTCTTTGCCATCTCAGACTTCATTCTTGTGCGTTTTAATCTTAGTAAATGAAGATCCTTTGCTGGCTGTCGAGTCATTCGCACTAGATAAGtggaatgttttaaaaataagataaaatatggaagaatatattataaatataaactctTGAGGTAATGGCCAATCCTGGCATAAATCTTTCGTCCAATATTGCGCCAAattgtaggacttcacccttaccgaataaaatatacaaactgtAAAATTACACCTTTTGCAAATGGATACTAGACGGTTtaccagtttatttttattataaactgcATCAGTGTAATCACGGCCGACCAGAACGTAAATAGGAATTCTAAGGTCGTTACTCTAGTATACTGTAATTGAACATCTCATAGCTACCTTTTCCTCCATCCCCAGTTCCAACCTTTTGAACGCCCGTCGCATATTTCTTTACAGTTGGCTTGGTTGCCACTTTAGATGGTGTGCTACCATGCCCCATCAACATAAAGGGGTTTTGCTCAGACATTTGTAAACCAAAGTTGCGAACGCCTCTGTGTCCTGCAAGTGTGTTCCATGTACCCGCGTGTCTCCCATTTCCCATGTCTGttgaataattgaatgaatgatagTAGGGATGATAGTAGGGatgaataaaaatgtcaaTGAACatatgaaagaatgaatgataaataaatgaatgaaattctCCAATTTCCTATgtctatataaatatttaaaacaatgaatgaatgaatgaatttaagtTAATTCTGTTGTAAATTCCAGGTGTTTACTTTCCATTGCaaaaaattttgacaaatcTAGACTGGAATTTCTACTTCTACTTTCTACCTTGCAATCCTTCACCCATCCCTTGTCTCTGTGCACCAAACAGACCCCCTTTTGGATGAATTCCTCTCTCTGCTCTTGTGACTTTAGCCATGTACCTCACTGATGATTCAACCTTATTCTGAATATCCTTAACTACAACCTGAGGGTCGTTTACGATAGTTTTAACTTCCATTTTACTTCCTTCGTTTACTGATGTGTGTATGTCGCTGTACTCTGCATGCTGAGAAATTATATGTCAAAATTTATCCTGTTTCgataaatgttacttatttaaacCAGCGGGGGGTTAGCGACAGGTTGTTGTTAAAGGCCGCACAAGCCACAGTCACTTCAGTTGTAGGAaacattttaagtaaaaatgcaacataataatttaaacttacctGCTTGGCCACTTCgttaatataaacattcatAGTTTCAGAAACAACTCCTGTTAACGTTTCTTCAATCAGTTTCAATTTGCATCGAATCTATTGAAACATAACATAGATGTCAATTATCTTTTGAAATAAAAGATTGATTAAAACAGCTGAAAGCAGTTAATTAGCAGCAAATCGTTAAAATATGgcaaattaacaaaacactGTCACCTGCTCAGTGGTACTCATGTCTTTCCATTCTTGGCTGTGCTCAGAGCAAGACAAACTCATTTGTGACATCACGCCATTCTGTACTTTGATCTAAAAGAACAAATTTGGTAAGTATTAAATTTGGAAACACACTATCAATATTTAATGGAAGGTGCATGTGCTCACTATGGcctaaaatatacaaaacttaaATCAAGCTACAAAAccttaaaaatatacacaacattaaatattttttgaaagtttacCTTGTCCAGTTTCCCAAGTATAGATTCAGGTAATGCTTTCTTAATAACTTCATTGGCTTCACTCATCATCCCTGTCTGGCATCCTATCACCGCTTGTATCTTGCTTACAAAGCTGgaaatttttttcacaatatCTTCAACCTAGCaagacaaaattatttaaaaaaaacagtttttctagaaattgttttacaataaaagttttgacattttctttgcaatacttttaaattgaattttcaTTGGTTACTATAAgtttaactttgtgtgttaACTCCTAACTCACAAAAGTTACATGGTAAATGGACacaaggtgtgtaaaacatgtCCCTTGGGTATAATGATTGTGTCAAACCCAGAAAAcataacacacacacacacccTACTATGTCCCAAACATTAACCCACCCACCTCATTATGCATAGTGTTGATACTCGTAAAGTTTTTCTCTTCCAGTTTTTCTGGATCTTCTCCAGACAGCATACCTTCAGCAAGTTGTTGTATGCTGCTTGTTACCTTTTGAACATATACTTCAATTGaaacaatgttatatatatatatacagactGCATAGACTAAAGTATTTGCGTAGGGTACCATAACACAATAGGCAATGAGTCAACCGACTAACTTTTGCTTAAATCCCAGTATGCTTTTAAAATGACCATATATCCAACAGTTACTGATGCGAGGACACCATAAAATTACTCTGACACACCACTGGGTTTGGGTACATATaagtacatatatattttaaaagcaacgACATAAGCCACTTACCCTGCATGTAACAAGGTCTTCCCTCGCAGCACTCAGTTCATCATCTTGTGACtgtgcaaaacaaaaatataatattttaataacgtAATTTACCAGCAACAATATAAGTCTCTATGCATGAAAgcataaatacaaatttatattaatacctTAAAACTTGATGTAGTTGTAGGAATACTTGATCTTCTAGGAGCTGTTGAACCCTGAGAATACAtcaatacaaattttaaaaagagagAATATTATTAGATTTGTTCATACTCacaaaaatattgcaaaaaaataaaagttattatagttTTTAAGGTTTGAGCTATTCTAtacacttacaagttaccatatcTATATGGGTAATTACTTTGACACGTGTTTTTActctgtgtggctgacaatttgctcacaatggtaggaGTTTTGAGCATCGAACCCGTATTTTTTGTTACATGCGAGAGCTTTCATACTTTTAAActcaacacaaaaaaaaacaagttttaaaattaaaatgattatAAAACGTACTGAAAACATCTGCATAAAGTCATTTTCACAAGACAACCCATGGTCCAATTCACTTATATCATCTGCCTGTAACCTTGATAATGATATAGCAGCTTCTGTCCATTCCGTTCCAAACTGCTGTGTCATGCCTTGAGCAATGTCATACAGACTCTTGCGCTCCTTTGCTGGGGTAaatatgaaacttattttatgctattgtatatgggtgaaatACTACAGATCGCCACATCATGGGAGTCGAGTTTTAGGCAACTGTTGGCCCAGTATCCTAACATTGTATAACCACAGTCTATTCTAACAGCGTGGCATACCAAAAATGAGAAAgggaaaaaataaagattcaattattttatattcgtgTAAGGTCCTATAGTGAGCCACGCTTATTGGCCCATTCTTCCAAGACCAATACATATTGTTATATACTGTTTAACACAACACGATAATTATTGATACAACAAAAATTTTGACACAAGAAAGAGTCTTACCCGAATAGATATTATAACTATAGATGGATATTGACAGCATAAAACATGGTACAAACCAGACATAAAAGACAGTGAGGGCAAAGGATAAGTCTGAATCgcagttgttttataaaccacagGTTCTGGTATCTCTACTGCAATTTCTTCAACTTTATCAGTTTGAATGCCCTGGAATATAAAGcaattatttaagtttataatataagcTAATAATGCAGGactataatgtttatatagcTACTTTTGCCATGTTAAGTCTGATTGAGCTTTTCCGGCAATTGTTTAGAGAACTGTTATCATACCCAAGTTGTTGACATCATAAATTTTCTACAGTATTTGTCAGGAGAGTTTCTTCAGATTTAGTATACACACAATTTATATACTAAATACATATTGTATTTTCAGAAAGTTTCTACcgttgtttttgtattttgttccacatttttcacatttttctGCTGTGTTGTCTTGGTTTCTGGCTGCAAATGTatcaaactaaaatatttgttgctaAATTAATAATTGAGTCCATAGCACACATTACATTAATTCTATAGAActgataaatatattaacaactgATAAGATCTATGAAATAGCATCCTGGGTGCTGGGGTAAGGGACCaattctggtctaaatcccacaCCCCTACAGTGGCTTGTAGTAGGACTTTACCTACATATGACAGAAGTATGCTCTCttgttgtaaaatttaaaaacatactctttaaatttaaaagagaaAGGTACCaacctttttcctttttaattgATTGTTCTCTTTCTCCAGTGTTCTAATTCTCATCTTGGAAGATTCTAATTCATCTTTTAGTGATCTTACATCAGGTGTAGGGGGAGGTATGATACCCGTAGCGGAAGATGCACCTTCTGTACCTTGTGCTCTGGTGGGATATGTTACATTGTTATTAGGTCATGTGATACCTCactaatatgttaaaaatgtggTAATAGGAATTTTGAGgcaaaaaacttacatttctTTCTTTGCCACAGATGTTTTTCCAGACTCCTTTTCAGGCACAGGTTTATAAAGTGCTTCGGTTGTTGCTGGCACTGAACCACCCTTTCGTAGAGCTGCTTTTAACTGATGTATCTTCCTATTCTGCTCCTCAACTGCAGTTTCTTTCTCCTTTAAAGTCCAATGCACTACTTCAAGCTTTTGTTTCATAGCGTGCAGGTGCTGTtgagaaataaatattttaaaaaaaatttacattgcTAATTTTGTGGGggattattttttcctatttgtACTGTATGACAGTTTGGTCAATCCATTACTTCATGAACcacactttgtttaaaaaaattctgttaAAACGTCTTTCTGAAAAATAGAATctacaaaattataaagttgACTTGTACCTTACCTGTTCATATTCCTTCACACTTTCTTCATGGTCCACAATAGCCATTGTACCAAGGTTGTCCTCAGCATATCTCTTATGTTTTTCAAGCTCCTTAAATAGAAGAAGCAGTAATAAACAACTTATTAATGAATGGATACAACTTATTCATTCTGGTGAAGTGGGCAATGACAAAACACAGCTGTTTGGATGTTTggtttcaaacaccttgtaATTTTACGagaaaccatatatatatacaattttgtgAGTAATTGGTTTGAGGGTTATGcagtatggctgataatttgtacaacccagcTGGTGTGGTGCCAAAGAACACATACTGCTGTAacagtagcagcatcaagcattAAACCTGGCACCTTTCGGTTATGACACAGAATTTGTTATATAATGCACATAAATAtactatttttaacaaaaactagATAGGCCTTTTTTTTCCTAATTCTGTAACCCCATAGTCCTAACATGCAGCATACATAATCTTGGTTCTACTCACAGTTTGTAGTTTTCTGTTTGATTTCCTTGTAGTAGCTAATTCATCCTTGGTCAAACTATGATCATTCTGTAACTTCTCATAATCTTTGCACCATTGCTTAACtaactgtataaaaaagaaatgaattATATAGAAGAAAAAGGTAGTTTCCATTTAAATATGTAAGTAAGCAATAAACAGTAACAAACTCCAGCCTAACCCTaagggtgctagtgaagaatctccccccccccagCCTAACCCTAAGGGGtaaggggttaggggttagcaaataaggtggggggaagattcttcactagcacctcAAATTGTTCTAATTTTCACCAACCCGTTTCTCTTGCTCCACCCGGTGTTCAAGATAATCAATGTCTTTATCCTTGTCCTCCACATCCTTCAAGATCTTCTTTAGTTGTTCCTCGAACTGATGCGAGTGAGCCATTCCTTCCATCCTGGTCCGATGTAGCAGATCGTAAATTTCAGTAgcagcattttttaaataatgaaattctTGCTTTCCGCCTGGAAATAAAACCTTAACATAAACGAAGTGTAAGAAATAGataatacagtactgtggggtaaaatagaaaaccgttagcacctaaatcccatatcttctaaatcctgatcgtgttttgaatatttaacaacgatattttaaagttgtgaggatatagcgttgtatagttctgtaaatattctttgtttaatcaaaaatgggacgataaaaacgTGTGAAAACATGTACCGTCTTACCCCAGCttccatacattaaaaattcaaCATAACATATTAACACGTTCCgagttaaacaaatacaaaacaacaaaaaacaataattaaataaccgAAGATATTTTAGGTGATTTCCCTTCAATATTTCAATTCGCGCGCTGCccgtaaaaaacatttaatagaAATTTAATGGGGATTACACTTTACGATTTATAAGAttatataatgttgtttatCAACATCAGAATAAAAATTGGTGTATTcctatttttatagtttttatatcATATTCAACAGTGCGCGCAAAATTAAACAGAGTGTTTAGATTAAAAATTGACgacgtttaaaaaatacaaaaagattgTCGAATACCGCAATTATTACTTTTGCTTTGACGTCTCTTGGAGTCAAGTGCATCTTGTTTCATCTGTTTCTCAAGGTTTTGTCTCTGACGTTCAAGGTGCTGCGTATCGTCGCCATGGTGTTTCAGTGTATGGATTTTATCCTTTAGTTTTTCAACCTTCTTAACATTTTGTTGTACTTGCTCTAAATATCCCCTACAGGTACAAAAAAAGATGTGTCAGAagtgggattcgaacccacgcCTCCATTCGGAGACCAGAATACTCAACACCACATAGTGGCGAAGAACCCTANNNNNNNNNNNNNNNNNNNNNNNNNNNNNNNNNNNNNNNNNNNNNNNNNNTGACTTGCATTCTGCAAGGGCTCGCACTATGAGTGATTGAATGACATCGTGgaaaaacgacggtcgttataacacgtgtgatctgtttcatgcaACACGAGCATTCACTTCTCTGCGTTTTAATGTGGCAAAAAACACCTGCTAGGAACACACCGTTTACTTTGCGCAACATATTGAACATTCTTAAGCAAGTTGCGAACAAACTGCCGAGCGTGTGTTTCATATACCCATTACTAAATAATTTGTCCATTTGCGCAATcatggtaaaaaaataggaGATTCAGTGTTTAATCGGCGTATTCTCTATACTTACGTAATTACTGACGTATCCACAGTAATTTCTTTTTGTGCTTCATCGTCGTCCTATAAAGGAACATTTAAATGCCATCAGTTTATATGTAACGGGTAACGGACTATGATATAGTTCAGtgagaaaagatgggacacctttagcacacaatatccaaataacctgatcgtattttaaacaattaacaacggtccataggagccttttataattctttgatttttctttgtttattaccaaatgtgacgagatggaatgataaggtgtccgatcttttcccaccctactatatatgcttACTATATTCTGTTCCATACCACACACAACATTCTTATAGGTTTGTTTGTTAGTAAAAAGCAGTTGGTTTGATCAAAAACGGTAATTTAAGATATATGTGTTATCGATAATTATTAAACGCGACTTTCGTATTGTGATCGTAAATAATCTAATGTTATCAAATAGGATGGGGAAAGCCGGGACACTTTCAGCtaataatattcaagtatcctgatcgtgttttaaacaattaacaacatggCGGTCGAGAGGgtaggttttataattctataaaagttctttgtttactaccaaatgggaagagaaaatggaatgaaacgatgtcccatcttccctcacttTACTCCATGAGATATGCTATACAAGACCACAGTGTTAACAACTTACAATGTCTTCAAAATGATCTTCATCCATCCATGTTTGTAATGATTCCAacaattccttttttttagattCTTCTTTTTTCGTCGGTGTGACGTGCATTTTGTCTCCGAGCTGTACTGCCACCTTGCGGAACTTGTCCAGCAGAAGCGAAACGTTGATTCGaagctaaaataaaatgtcgTCAAAGATAAAATGTAACAGCAATCAATTAACcttaaaacaagttaagttcgttgctaccattgtgggtatatttgtccttgggcaagacacctataacggcaattgctctaacccagtggtcgctaatggattgtccaaattatcagccacacataaaaaatgaaaaaatccaccAAAAAATTAAGACAAGATAGgagttaagttttttttaaggtttttgtAAGAGCTTTTAGTCTTTTACAATCTACCATATCATCGTCAATCTCAAACAAATTATCTTCAATCTCTTTAAGCAGATGTTGATCGTCTAAACTTTCACCTTCAGGAGTGGTTTCGTAATCGTCCACTGCCTGTAGATATAAATACGTGGAAACCAAAACTGTCGTTACAACACAATTTTGTGGCAAATTTTATATGACGACACGAGTAATAGagcatccgtgttataatgactgtcgaccccgccacgcgagggtaaatagCCTACGCGTAATTTTAATTGGAGCAAAGTGAAAATGTATGGAAACTATCGGTCAAAATTGTGGTCAAAAAATTGTGGCAGTTGAATCCAGCGTAGCGTGTTTTTCTAGTCTGTTTTTAACGTGTGTTTTACCTTATTTACACGATCCTGAATTTCTTTGACTTTCTTCATACGAATAGTGACGCTTGCCCTTCTTGGAGATTTGTGTGACGTTAAATGGTCAAGCGGTATAGCACCGCCAGAGACATCTCTGTTTGCAAATGCCGCGAAATCAGATGAATTAAACTGCCTACTACCCCTTGAAGAACGTCGCATTAGCAAATGTTCTGCTGCTATAACAGAACCTTTACGGTCTCTGCCGCCCATGTTGTGACCATGTACATCAAACATTGGTGCAATCATTTTAAAAGACCCGCGGCGTTCTGGCGGAGGATGCGACGACCTTTTCTTGGTGGGctctttcttttttctcttctcattattttttttattatcatcCGCTGAAACTCCAATTCGCCACATTGTGTAGCAAATACTAATTTATGAAACCTTATTTGGTTTAATA
Encoded here:
- the LOC104266352 gene encoding centromere protein F-like isoform X1 — its product is MWRIGVSADDNKKNNEKRKKKEPTKKRSSHPPPERRGSFKMIAPMFDVHGHNMGGRDRKGSVIAAEHLLMRRSSRGSRQFNSSDFAAFANRDVSGGAIPLDHLTSHKSPRRASVTIRMKKVKEIQDRVNKAVDDYETTPEGESLDDQHLLKEIEDNLFEIDDDMLRINVSLLLDKFRKVAVQLGDKMHVTPTKKEESKKKELLESLQTWMDEDHFEDIDDDEAQKEITVDTSVITGYLEQVQQNVKKVEKLKDKIHTLKHHGDDTQHLERQRQNLEKQMKQDALDSKRRQSKSGKQEFHYLKNAATEIYDLLHRTRMEGMAHSHQFEEQLKKILKDVEDKDKDIDYLEHRVEQEKRLVKQWCKDYEKLQNDHSLTKDELATTRKSNRKLQTELEKHKRYAEDNLGTMAIVDHEESVKEYEQHLHAMKQKLEVVHWTLKEKETAVEEQNRKIHQLKAALRKGGSVPATTEALYKPVPEKESGKTSVAKKEIAQGTEGASSATGIIPPPTPDVRSLKDELESSKMRIRTLEKENNQLKRKKPETKTTQQKNVKNVEQNTKTTGIQTDKVEEIAVEIPEPVVYKTTAIQTYPLPSLSFMSAKERKSLYDIAQGMTQQFGTEWTEAAISLSRLQADDISELDHGLSCENDFMQMFSGSTAPRRSSIPTTTSSFKSQDDELSAAREDLVTCRVTSSIQQLAEGMLSGEDPEKLEEKNFTSINTMHNEVEDIVKKISSFVSKIQAVIGCQTGMMSEANEVIKKALPESILGKLDKIKVQNGVMSQMSLSCSEHSQEWKDMSTTEQIRCKLKLIEETLTGVVSETMNVYINEVAKQHAEYSDIHTSVNEGSKMEVKTIVNDPQVVVKDIQNKVESSVRYMAKVTRAERGIHPKGGLFGAQRQGMGEGLQDMGNGRHAGTWNTLAGHRGVRNFGLQMSEQNPFMLMGHGSTPSKVATKPTVKKYATGVQKVGTGDGGKVRMTRQPAKDLHLLRLKRTRMKSEMAKTRGLGIMVKTVKPQKDTAAIFQDRQITSTNLNMNKINPVFASNLPKVNSYPESRPTSKHTTVDKEIGGLTMFDLQNQINQQLVMPVPKQPPVQGTWIDRSKSMPVNKVSSNSFTPTMMVSHLSPVLNPFAGPHTLKHNVKLPKIS
- the LOC104266352 gene encoding centromere protein F-like isoform X2 translates to MWRIGVSADDNKKNNEKRKKKEPTKKRSSHPPPERRGSFKMIAPMFDVHGHNMGGRDRKGSVIAAEHLLMRRSSRGSRQFNSSDFAAFANRDVSGGAIPLDHLTSHKSPRRASVTIRMKKVKEIQDRVNKLRINVSLLLDKFRKVAVQLGDKMHVTPTKKEESKKKELLESLQTWMDEDHFEDIDDDEAQKEITVDTSVITGYLEQVQQNVKKVEKLKDKIHTLKHHGDDTQHLERQRQNLEKQMKQDALDSKRRQSKSGKQEFHYLKNAATEIYDLLHRTRMEGMAHSHQFEEQLKKILKDVEDKDKDIDYLEHRVEQEKRLVKQWCKDYEKLQNDHSLTKDELATTRKSNRKLQTELEKHKRYAEDNLGTMAIVDHEESVKEYEQHLHAMKQKLEVVHWTLKEKETAVEEQNRKIHQLKAALRKGGSVPATTEALYKPVPEKESGKTSVAKKEIAQGTEGASSATGIIPPPTPDVRSLKDELESSKMRIRTLEKENNQLKRKKPETKTTQQKNVKNVEQNTKTTGIQTDKVEEIAVEIPEPVVYKTTAIQTYPLPSLSFMSAKERKSLYDIAQGMTQQFGTEWTEAAISLSRLQADDISELDHGLSCENDFMQMFSGSTAPRRSSIPTTTSSFKSQDDELSAAREDLVTCRVTSSIQQLAEGMLSGEDPEKLEEKNFTSINTMHNEVEDIVKKISSFVSKIQAVIGCQTGMMSEANEVIKKALPESILGKLDKIKVQNGVMSQMSLSCSEHSQEWKDMSTTEQIRCKLKLIEETLTGVVSETMNVYINEVAKQHAEYSDIHTSVNEGSKMEVKTIVNDPQVVVKDIQNKVESSVRYMAKVTRAERGIHPKGGLFGAQRQGMGEGLQDMGNGRHAGTWNTLAGHRGVRNFGLQMSEQNPFMLMGHGSTPSKVATKPTVKKYATGVQKVGTGDGGKVRMTRQPAKDLHLLRLKRTRMKSEMAKTRGLGIMVKTVKPQKDTAAIFQDRQITSTNLNMNKINPVFASNLPKVNSYPESRPTSKHTTVDKEIGGLTMFDLQNQINQQLVMPVPKQPPVQGTWIDRSKSMPVNKVSSNSFTPTMMVSHLSPVLNPFAGPHTLKHNVKLPKIS